Below is a window of Quercus robur chromosome 6, dhQueRobu3.1, whole genome shotgun sequence DNA.
AAGGATGGTTTCAACACCATTGCAGCAAAAAGGACAAACCTCATCTTGGACCACTCCTCTTTTCCCTAAACAATATTTGACACCAATACTATTATGGGCACACAACCaaagaaacattttaatttttgaagcaAAACTGTCTTCCAAATCCAACTAGCTGAAAAGATACTAGTATTGGTAGACTCCATAACAATCTCATAAGCACTTTTGACATCAAAAACCCCCTTAGGAGATCTGGCCCAAGTGAATTTGTCCAAGCCACCACCCAAGGTCGAAATAGGAATTGCACTAATCATTCCCTTGATTTCATCAGTTAATTCAAAAGTAAGTTTCTCCCAATCCCAGCCCACATCAAGCATAATGTCTTTAACTTCCAAACCATTGGCTTTTTTGGGAAATAGGACCTTGAATCATCTTCCTAAGGGGGCCACCATTCGTCCAATTGTTGTGCCAAATCTTGAGGTTACTGTTTTTTGTCACCAACCATCTACTTCCCTTATTAAAGGTGTCCACCCCTTTCTTCTTAGCTGCCCAAGTTGAAGAGCAAGGGAGTGCATCCGCATTTGcaacttctcttcttctttggtTGCAATATTTCATCTTCAAAACTCTCACCCACGGAGCCCCCCCTTCGGTATGAAACCTCTAGTTAAGCTTGGTTAGAAGAGCCACGTTCCTTCCTTTGGCTGTTTGCAACCCCAAACCCCCTTCCTCCTTAGACTTTGTCACCTTCTCCCAACCAACCCAATGGATTTTCTTGGCTGAATCTGTAGACCCCCAAAGGAAATTCCTGTTTACTCTATCTAGCCCATCCAAAACCCTTCTCGGAAGGTAAGAGCAGTGCATGATGTACGAAGGGATAACAGCCAATGATGATTGAATGAGCACCCTACAGCCAGCCAAGGATAAAAAGTTTGCCTTCCACCTGGCTAATTTCCACTTCACTCGATCCAAAATAAAGTCATAATCATGCGAGGAAGAACCCGACTGTTTTAGCGGAAAACCCAAGTACTTCCCAAGAAACGGAGTTGAAGCAAAACCCAATATATCACAAAGTGACTCTCTAGTATCCCTATCCACATTTGGAGAAAAGTACATCCTTGACTTAGCTTCACTCACCGTTTGTCCAGAAATGCTACAAAAGGTATCCAAAACATCTCTAATGGCTGCACTATTCACCCAATCTGCTTTGGCAAAGAGAATCAAATCATCTGCAAAGAACAGATGCGAGAACGCAGGGCCACTCTAAGATGCTTTCACTGGCTGCCAAAGATTTCCACTACACTTCTCTTCAATAAGCTGCCCAAGATAGTCCATACAAAGGATGAACAAGTATGGAGAGATCGGGTCTCCCTGCCTTATACCTCTAGAGGGGAAAATCGGATCAAGGGCTTCTCCATTGAATAAAATAGATGTAGACATGTTGACACACAACTCATTATGAGGCCAATAATATCCATTGGGAGATTTACCCGAATAAGCATATCTCTAATGAAACTCCATTCTAGCTTATCATAAGATTTCTCCAAATCTATCTTAAGAGCCATATAGCTAGTCCTTCCCTTCTTCTTCCCAAGGCCATGAATGATCTCCTGAGcaataataatattatcaatCCCTTTCCTTCCCGAAACAAAAGCCGTTTGCATTGGAGAAATGAGTTTATCCAAGTAAGGCCATAACCTTGCCACAATAATTTAAGTAATCACCTTATACACAATGTTACACAAACTGATAAGTCTATAATTACCCAAAGTTTCAGGACCCTGAATTTTTGGAATCAAGGCAATGTGAGTACAATTTAAAACCTCCGGCACTCTCCTATCTGCAAAAATCTTTTGAACCTCTTCAATCACGGAATTCCCCACAGTGTGCCAAAACTTTTGGAAGAAACCTGCATGAAGCCCATCCGGCCCCAGGGCTTTTAAAGGTTTCAAAGACCAAAGGGCTGCCTATGCAACGTGGCATTTGAAAAGAAACCTTTGTAGAGTAATTTTGGTTGTACAAGATTTAAAATCTGTGTTTTGGCTATTACTAACCACTAGCATGTAACCCGTGCTTATGCACGTGAATGATGAATTTTAGTAGTGTTATTGATATTAGTTTGGATTATTAAACATACAAGACATAGTTCGACCATAATATTTGGAagtactaaaatagtttttccttGCAATTTTCATTTACGCCAAGTTTCTTATTACATTgctattacatatataattttgaaaatcattattggatactacatataaaatatcaattcacaGTTATTGTCGGTGCAATTCTactaaatataacacaaaataaaataataaattgcttaaatagtatctcctaaattgaataaGGATACGTGCATGTGATTGTTTAGCTTAATTACAGTTTATTACGTGCAATATTTtcacatacaaaatattttaatagaaacaatataaaaaatatgctcattagtttagagaaaaaaattatagcaaaaatctaaacaacTTAATTTGAatggaaagctaacaaaagcaaaatctaattttgattctaattaaattttatctaaactttggtttaaaaaagcaaaaaaaatatatatatatatatatatattagctagTTAGTAATGGACCGCACATAGTCatgatattttaaataaatgatttataaacttgaattattttatgggtttccgcctacaccaaaaactgattggtgtcttggtttaatgataaagagctatcatcagaagcAGACGTTATAGatttaaactctctaaaaaaaaaaacttgaattatttttagttatacaaaaaaaaaaaaggttcaaaaatataaaatcattcaaaaattatgtttttttttaaaattttttttttatggtttatttatgtTGAACTCTtcattttttacactaaattaactcatttggaacaaaaatttaaaaacttagattagatgggacacatgacgcaaaattaatctttaattgaaatcaaatttttacACTGAGTTAACcaacttgacacaaaaatttaaaaacttagattaaatAGAatacatgacgcaaaattagactctaattgaatcccaaattgaaatctaattaaattttctctcaattttacctattaatatatatatatatatatatatatatatgtatatagatTAGAGACAAAATCCTCCCagtctctcatttttcttcttctttattaaaaatttagacATTCTATATCTGTTTCTTTTAAGCAGGCTTTATGATCTTGTGCAAGCTTGTAGATATCAAGTGAGCGTCCACTTAACCTTGCCCGTACTAGCCCATCCTCATTTGCACACTTATTCTACACTCGACTCTTGCTTGAGCAAGATCGACTAAATGTCTATTTAGGTTAGCTgtttggacttaaaaaaaataacttgatttttaaaactatagTTAAataccttcttttctttttctttttttttttttttttttttttttttttttacaagatataaattttactttagcataatctaaatatatatgtgtgtgaatttTGAAGCTCCTTTTTCGAGATTTGAATCCCGATCCTTACCTCCCATACCCCATAAGcatttatacttatggagtgatcaATGCACCAAGAGTGTGTAATAGTAACTGCAGTTAAATACTTAAACGTTTGGTAATTatacagcaaaaaaaaaaaaagtattgttttagttttttttttgttgagaaacaaAGTATTGTTTTAGTTAATTGAACATTTAGATAAAAATGGTATATAATCGCTGGTTTTGTGCAAATGATCCAAAATGACTTCTCTATAAGATAAGGttgcaacaaaaataaaaataataaccaatacattaaataaataaaaaatagtgttttttctCCCCCAAAGACATGCGATTATTTGTGTTTTCTTCATTTTGGGTCGTTCCACCTCGAGAGGTAGAAAACCAATACAATAAACTCCTTTCATTTACACCGGCCCAAGCCTGAGCTAGGCCTCACTACATTAGAGAGTTGTTTCAGACAAGCTATACTAGACTTTTCGTCTTTGGGTTGCCTCCCTCTTGCTCCTAGACTATGACCAGCAACATTACCTGGGCCGCTACTGAATAGGCCCTCCAAGGTGATTGTCCTTCATTTGattttctctcactctcttgtCCGTGTCTCATAGCTGTCTATAAAAACAGTTTAAACTACAAAGCACTAGTAGCATGGGCAGCTACAAACATCAAGGCCGTTTGGTATGGTTACTttagtaatattatttgtattttttaaaaatatatatggatgaaaaagtgtgtaaaaatacgtgtaatgttatttaaatattgaaaactatTGTTCAAAATATAGTACCAAACAGCCCCCAAATTACAAcacattaattttaatttagtgtgcattttggcattggcttaaaaaatcagtttttttttttactatttagcttattttggttattatttatgggtcccattgtactttttagtactatttatgggtcttatTGTACTTGTGGGGGTAAAGTTCGCCAGTCAACGTTGGGCCATAGTACCTGTACTAGGCCCAACCATAATAAGAAGCGAAGACACGGGTGGAGGACCCCCCAGCCCaatcatgttgggccgggcttgcttaggggcgtccgaggaggagtacctcctcggatgTACCAAATGGGAATCCGGTTCACTCCCTTTACATGGCGAAAGGCCATCCAATATCAAGGAAGAGTGCATGACGTTTggggggggcaaccacaactgccgcattaaatgccaaggagcaACTTTTCcaaccgcattaatgtggaaaggacaggagaacaggattatcttggccagtgcaactcacagaaaagaaggaggataTCCTAtaggacaggcactcaagtagaggcccagatgattaacaagtgtagggtcattatcgtagaaaggatgctatataagagaagaaaatccccatggtCAGAGGATCGCGAGCAAGaggaagaaaaacagagaaaaagagaaaggagttggagaaaaaaaagcagaagatacagccccacggactgttatcccaaaagcttagaggaatatccccacgtccaactggttgcatgacTTGTTCGTAACTACGTTCACgctgtcaagacctagttctgtaacctactctctacaaattcattgttgagggacttttgggccagaatcgctcgcctgttgggcctgggccccaaaaaccgtCCCTACAGTACTATTTTAGCtactttttaactttatttatagtattttcagtaaaaaaatttcagttttaactaaataagctgttcccaTATAAacacttaacaaaaaaacaaacaaaagaaacaactACCAAacaaactatcaaattgaagtaaaataaaaatctggTCTTAATAGCCCACCCTAGTTCTGATTCAAGGCCTATCATATGCTAGAATAAGCTAAATAAGCTTTCTTGATGCGGAGATGTCTAAACAGACTATTGGAAGTAAAAGCTTTCTATAATCCCGGAAACGAATCCCCAGAAAAATCTATAATGAACTTAAAATTGTTTGGAAATCCCAAATCTTGAATCAAAAATGGAGGTTCAGACAGTATATACATGCACTGCTACTACTCAAACTTCCTTCAATTTACagtatcttttttttcctataattcTAAacatttcttcttcaaattaagaATAGTATAATGACCTCACAACTTCCCAAAATTTAATTCCGTGAAAGGAACTTGTTTCAATGCTTTTGTTAGGGTGGCATGATAGGGCTTCAAGTAAGTTCAAGCATTAAGCCACAAGGACAGCGAACAACATAATTGCCAAACGCATTACAAAgggagaagaaaaaggaaagaaagaaaagcaaacaaaagggAAGTAATTGGAGTTATTGGTCAGCCAAAGGAACTTCTTTGTGCGGTGTATGTGCCCTTACTATTTGTAATGGACACTGACCAACTCAGAATGAAACATCCTTATCCTCACTACGCTTTTGCCATTCTTACATCTTGAAAAGTCTTACACGTATCCAGCCACTACTGCTTACGACTTACATATCTCCACTTTGCCCTGGCCCCTACCTCTCTGGTTGCAATGATAACGAAGAACCATAAGACTGAATTACTAGGGATTTTTTTAGCCCATTAGGAATTGTGATTATCCCTACCTTATTGATTGCAACTTCTATATTTATTATTGCTTCCATTGCTACTCCACCATTGCTATGCTAATTCCCTTCTGGTTAGGCAGTCGAGTTGGCCTTAATAAGACTCAATTTTTGTTGACGGAGGTCAAACTAGAAAGAAAGGAAGCCGGTTTAACCTCATTGGGGAAAGGCAAATCCATTCCACCTTAGCCTGATCCCGTGCTTATGAAATCATATTAAATATTTGACGATACATTTTGTACCTTGGTAAAAAATTGGATCCGAAAGGCCATGATTGGGAAttatttaattatctttttCTAAGAAAGAGACATAAGTATAAGAGAATTATTATGGACGATTATCTAAAAACTAAAcaaggaaaataattaaattagttGGAGAAGGTTCAAAAATCCTTTAATTGAAAACCAAAGCTTTGAGATTGGTAGCAACCAATCACCACAATTAGTTGTCCGAGTTAACCAGGATATATAGCTATAATCCCCGAGGACTTGTTTGGGTGTAagattttattcaattttaagtCAGCCTCTCCCACTTCAAAACAAGAAGCTTCACAAGGAAGTCTTAGAGATATCTTAAGCCTATTAAatcaatatttattgttatgtaATTACGGATCAATTCACATTTAATGCTATAAGATGGGGGGTTTAAGATTATCTAGATAGAAGCCCCCTATCTTATTGCCTCATGGAACACACCCTAAATTTATCTTGAAAAATTATAGGACCACaaacaaattcacaatttttattgGGTAATGAGTTGTAGTAAAAGTTATAAACTTTTTTGTGGTCTTAATATTTTTTGTCCATCTTCTCTCAACCGAGATGAGGGCAATGGTGAGTTGTCAAAACATCTGCACTTTATTGGGAAATGTTTATCAATCCCACTAACAATTGGCTAGCAACACCCTGATAGTACATTCATGACATTTACAATCACTTTGCTAGTTTGTTCCTTTGTTAGAGTTCTGATTTAACCATCGAAAGATATGAGACCAACCCCATAGGTTGGTCCCTGATCTAGAAAATAgattctccatttttttttaacttttttttacagGTTCTTCACTATACACACAACATTCCAATCTAATTCCCGCTCTGTTGGATTCATTGGTGTGATTCCTCCTATTTAAATCCCCTACCTACACTCCTACAGTGATCTTTGTGTAAACATCCAGGCAGATTCAATTTCACCCATTCCTACCTACAGGCTACAGTGATATTTTGGCTGAGAAGGTGAATATGTCATGTACTTACCATGGGACCCCTTGGTCCTACTTATAGGCTTATAGCCGACACCCATGCATTTTGAATAACTGTCCCACAAGAACCAAATTAGAAAACAGTGATTTCAGATGCAGAATAATTTCTATATTCTTTTTCATAATTGAGTTTACAACCCTGCCTCTGTACTTATTCTTACCGAATTAAGGCCCCATTTCAAgttcatgcatttatatggtAGTGAAAAATGGCAATTTCATcgtttcaaatcaatttttaatggCATCTACCACAACTACATGGCCCTCCCTCATTATGTGACCTGGTCAGTCAGCTGCATATCCCTTCTACGACACTTGTCAGGCACTCATGCTGCTTTGTTTCAAGGTGATAGACAAGAAGAAtctaatttttcaaacaaaGCTAATTTGATTTGATTGCCTCAAAGTTGCTTCCCTTAACCAGGGGAAGTACTAGATATACAAGACTAGAGAGGTGTCCCCTATATCATCTAAAGGTGTATGGTTTTTGTCCTCCATTTTAGCTTACTCTTGTACAAAATTTATAGGAGTATGGTTTTTGTCCTCCATTTTAGAGGTGGACCCCCAGATATTCACATAGTTCCcgttactatatatatatatggtaattattacttttactatttttaaacttatagtcctaattgtcataattTGGGATATCTTATGTTACTATTGGTCCTTGACCGATTGGTTGGATGTAAATTTGGGTGTATAGAAAATGGTGAATGTGGACGTGGATGTTTTCTATGGACACCAAAACTTTACTATCTCatattggagaaaaaaaatggagaggaaaatTTGTTAGAAATTTAAGTAGCCGTTTTTCACCCCTTATCAATTTGTCTTTTCAATCCTCTATTTAAAATTAAAGGactaaatttgaaataaaattaaataaataagccCGAAGTTACTAAAGTTAGACATCtcaaaaaaccaacaaaacactattaactttttttttttttttttttttggctgaaacaAACACATAACTTAAGCAAGGTGTGATATACTCTTTAACACTACAGGgcttgtattttgaaaatgaagCAACAGTTCAAGCACTTTGAACGAGGGTGGTTGCATGCGTGCTCATAAGGATTAGTCCTAATATGGGAATAAGCATTAATGCATAACCAGATTGAGTCCACTTGCATGTGTGCTCATAAGGATTAGTCTTAATATGGGAAAAAGCATTAATGCATGACGGGATTAAGTCCACTCAAGCACTAATGCTATTTTTCAATTAAGCACTAGTTATTGCTATTTTTCAAAGAGCAAGCATAAACAACGAGCCAAAAATTAGAATTGGTTCAACCAAGAGGTGCACGAAGACAAACAGTCCAATTTCAggactttaattaattattttattacccAGTCATGACACTGTACTCATGAGGTATTTGACTCTCTCGTGTTCATGGCGGGTCTTATGATCCTAACAATACAAATGGATTCATTGTGAATGCTAATGAGTCTTACTATGATACCATTAAAACCATGATCAATCATTAATCGTGTATGGTTGAGCTTCATTAACATAAATTATGTTGCGCacacccaagaaaaaaaaacattttacacaTATTAGATGCACTAttgattatcataataattaatatgctagctagatactttttttttttttttttgggacaattCAATTGTTGGGAAAAGAGTGATTTGAACCTAGATGTTTTCATTGGAAACACTAAAATATAATAGTTAagctacaaaactcttgacatGCTAAATACATATTACTGGTCCCTAAATTTAACCTAGGAGCAATTTAGTGTCTAAactctaaaatttaaagttatTATTGCTTTTAATCCTTTAGTTGATATGGGCCAATGGCGGCTCTAGCATTATTTTTTAGCGGGTtcaataagaaatataaattatataaaattttaaacaaaagataaattaaatatatcgacataacaaaaacaaaaaatctttaatacataaagttttacaattgcATTCTACAATGTTTCATATCTTGAAATTATTGCATGATATCTTCATTATCAATCCTACTAACTACATATGTTTCAATGTACATAGT
It encodes the following:
- the LOC126689793 gene encoding uncharacterized protein LOC126689793, with product MQTAFVSGRKGIDNIIIAQEIIHGLGKKKGRTSYMALKIDLEKSYDKLEWSFIRDMLIRVNLPMDIIGLIMSYDLILFAKADWVNSAAIRDVLDTFCSISGQTVSEAKSRMYFSPNVDRDTRESLCDILGFASTPFLGKYLGFPLKQSGSSSHDYDFILDRVKWKLARWKANFLSLAGCRVLIQSSLAVIPSYIMHCSYLPRRVLDGLDRVNRNFLWGSTDSAKKIHWVGWEKVTKSKEEGGLGLQTAKGRNVALLTKLN